A region from the Sandaracinus amylolyticus genome encodes:
- a CDS encoding DUF2752 domain-containing protein, with product MSDRAITTKTPEASNEASGVVVPRPLPPRPQWRRVLDAAMPLLALLLLAAIEFPLCPTRLMFGVPCPGCGLTRATLAILQLDFAAMWRLHPMAPVMTPIVAWFLSKPILEELGWIPKHRVFVRVPNVVWGTLLVMFFGLYVARLGGLLGGLPDPIDPSESMLGRAWHLVAPHVH from the coding sequence GTGAGCGATCGCGCGATCACGACCAAGACGCCCGAGGCCTCGAACGAGGCTTCGGGCGTCGTCGTTCCGCGCCCGCTGCCTCCGAGGCCGCAGTGGCGCCGCGTGCTCGACGCCGCGATGCCGCTGCTCGCGCTCTTGCTGCTCGCCGCGATCGAATTCCCGCTCTGCCCGACGCGCCTGATGTTCGGCGTGCCGTGCCCCGGCTGCGGCCTGACGCGCGCGACGCTCGCGATCCTGCAGCTCGACTTCGCCGCGATGTGGCGCCTGCACCCGATGGCGCCGGTGATGACGCCGATCGTCGCGTGGTTCCTCTCGAAGCCGATCCTCGAAGAGCTCGGCTGGATCCCGAAGCACCGCGTGTTCGTGCGCGTGCCCAACGTCGTGTGGGGCACGCTGCTCGTGATGTTCTTCGGCCTGTACGTCGCGCGGCTCGGCGGGCTGCTCGGTGGGCTGCCCGACCCGATCGATCCGAGCGAGAGCATGCTCGGGCGCGCGTGGCACCTGGTCGCGCCGCACGTGCACTGA
- a CDS encoding serine/threonine-protein kinase: protein MARICQRCQHHNEDHAKFCLSCGAMLEVEVVDAGDALIGKVLMGRYRPTKLLGEGGMGRVYLAEQKMGAAVRKVAIKTLHPELSQDPQLVARFHRESETVIELSHPNTIQFYDFGELEDGTLFIVMEFIEGRSLASEMEKTRLDVARIDKILIQICGSLHEAHGRGIVHRDLKPDNVLLTDRGGQTDFVKVLDFGIAKKGEADDPAKQKLTKQGMVLGTPPYMSPEQFSGKLLDARSDIYSLGVMVYEMLVGVLPFDAKTPWEWATKHLTAQPAPFEAHPGGVAIAQNKKNAVMRALAKDREQRQATVLEFLQEFTGYQDAQAAWTMATSSAGSGPGNPRPPAPTPGPMQQFGHAATPPPSVPGMVAPGGHVPSAPGVPIPGVTPGFGQTSPLPVQGTYPGAYPSNPGMQPMPGATGYGYAAPQKSGGGAGKIIVALVMLLFVVGGVIGGVILFFASQTTTTGVVGTQAGVVGQDPVAQPPQQPMQPVMQPMQPVMQPTTTPTVTTTPTTTPTTTPTTTPTVTTTPDAGTRVASTETPREDDGPSKRGPSPADEARARSLIGAGIAAVQRNDFRAAIASLQQAQRLVGRRSPITRQLQDELDRRGGNQILSLLQQGRCPQAQQLFRDLRGVGANGGARYFDPSWCPRP, encoded by the coding sequence GTGGCTCGTATTTGTCAGCGCTGTCAGCACCACAACGAAGACCACGCCAAGTTCTGCCTCAGCTGCGGCGCGATGCTGGAGGTCGAGGTCGTGGACGCGGGGGACGCGCTCATCGGCAAGGTGCTGATGGGCCGCTATCGCCCGACGAAGCTCCTCGGCGAGGGCGGCATGGGCCGCGTGTACCTCGCCGAGCAGAAAATGGGCGCAGCGGTCCGCAAGGTCGCGATCAAGACGCTGCACCCGGAGCTCTCGCAGGACCCTCAGCTCGTCGCGCGCTTCCACCGCGAGTCCGAGACGGTCATCGAGCTCTCGCACCCGAACACGATCCAGTTCTACGACTTCGGCGAGCTCGAGGACGGGACGCTCTTCATCGTCATGGAGTTCATCGAGGGGCGCTCGCTCGCCTCCGAGATGGAGAAGACGCGCCTCGACGTCGCGAGGATCGACAAGATCCTGATCCAGATCTGCGGCTCGCTGCACGAAGCGCACGGGCGCGGGATCGTCCACCGCGACCTCAAGCCCGACAACGTGCTGCTCACGGATCGTGGCGGTCAGACCGACTTCGTGAAGGTGCTGGACTTCGGCATCGCGAAGAAGGGCGAGGCGGACGACCCGGCGAAGCAGAAGCTGACGAAGCAGGGCATGGTGCTCGGCACGCCGCCCTACATGTCCCCCGAGCAGTTCAGCGGGAAGCTGCTCGACGCGCGCTCCGACATCTACTCGCTCGGGGTGATGGTCTACGAGATGCTCGTGGGCGTCCTCCCGTTCGATGCGAAGACGCCCTGGGAGTGGGCGACGAAGCACCTGACGGCGCAGCCCGCGCCGTTCGAGGCGCACCCGGGCGGCGTGGCGATCGCGCAGAACAAGAAGAACGCGGTGATGCGCGCGCTCGCGAAGGATCGCGAGCAGCGTCAGGCGACGGTGCTCGAGTTCCTGCAGGAGTTCACCGGGTACCAGGACGCGCAGGCCGCGTGGACGATGGCGACGTCGTCGGCGGGATCGGGGCCGGGCAATCCGCGTCCGCCGGCGCCGACGCCGGGCCCGATGCAGCAGTTCGGGCACGCGGCGACGCCGCCTCCGAGCGTGCCCGGGATGGTCGCGCCGGGTGGGCACGTGCCGTCGGCGCCGGGGGTGCCGATCCCCGGGGTGACGCCGGGCTTCGGTCAGACGTCGCCGCTGCCGGTGCAGGGCACGTATCCGGGCGCGTATCCGAGCAACCCGGGCATGCAGCCGATGCCCGGCGCGACGGGCTACGGCTACGCGGCGCCGCAGAAGTCGGGCGGCGGCGCGGGGAAGATCATCGTCGCGCTGGTGATGCTGCTGTTCGTCGTGGGCGGCGTGATCGGCGGCGTGATCCTGTTCTTCGCGTCGCAGACGACGACCACGGGTGTCGTCGGCACCCAGGCGGGCGTCGTGGGGCAGGACCCGGTCGCGCAGCCTCCGCAGCAGCCGATGCAGCCGGTGATGCAGCCGATGCAGCCGGTGATGCAGCCGACGACGACGCCGACCGTCACCACGACGCCGACGACGACGCCGACCACCACGCCCACCACGACCCCGACCGTCACGACGACGCCGGACGCCGGGACGCGCGTGGCCTCGACCGAGACGCCGCGCGAGGACGACGGCCCGTCGAAGCGCGGGCCCTCGCCCGCCGACGAAGCGCGCGCCCGCTCGCTGATCGGCGCGGGCATCGCCGCGGTGCAGCGCAACGACTTCCGCGCGGCGATCGCCTCGCTGCAGCAGGCGCAGCGCCTGGTCGGGCGTCGCTCGCCGATCACGCGGCAGCTCCAGGACGAGCTCGATCGCCGCGGAGGCAACCAGATCCTCTCGCTGCTGCAGCAGGGCCGCTGCCCGCAGGCGCAGCAGCTGTTCCGCGATCTCCGCGGCGTCGGCGCCAACGGCGGAGCGCGCTACTTCGACCCGTCGTGGTGCCCGAGGCCGTGA
- a CDS encoding RDD family protein, with translation MRSIVRITTPENVPFEHELAGVPSRAVAWAIDVVVMGVAIAVTARIAEAFGAAGGFASAVALLAVFLVQWWYGALCEWWLGGQTIGKRAVGLRVLDERGFRIGFVQAVVRNLVRVADLLPGLYLVGGVSALVDVRGRRLGDLAAGTIVVRERPRPAPSALVPPAERQPFADDPAVRLAVRRISASERDAMIALGLRRDQLPLGVRHALFARLAEHLEARLGMDRPAYLSAERFVLNLTAILVDG, from the coding sequence GTGCGGTCGATCGTCCGCATCACGACGCCCGAGAACGTCCCGTTCGAGCACGAGCTCGCAGGCGTCCCGTCGCGCGCCGTCGCGTGGGCGATCGACGTCGTCGTGATGGGCGTCGCGATCGCGGTCACCGCGCGCATCGCCGAGGCGTTCGGCGCCGCGGGTGGGTTCGCGAGCGCGGTCGCGCTCCTCGCCGTGTTCCTGGTCCAGTGGTGGTACGGCGCGCTGTGCGAGTGGTGGCTCGGCGGGCAGACGATCGGCAAGCGCGCCGTCGGTCTTCGTGTCCTCGACGAGCGCGGGTTCCGGATCGGGTTCGTGCAGGCCGTCGTGCGCAACCTGGTGCGCGTCGCGGATCTGCTGCCCGGGCTCTACCTGGTCGGCGGCGTCTCCGCGCTCGTCGACGTGCGCGGTCGTCGCCTCGGCGATCTCGCGGCGGGCACGATCGTCGTGCGCGAGCGTCCGCGCCCCGCGCCCTCGGCGCTGGTCCCGCCCGCCGAGCGCCAGCCGTTCGCCGACGATCCGGCCGTCCGGCTCGCGGTGCGCCGCATCAGCGCGTCCGAGCGCGACGCCATGATCGCGCTCGGGCTGCGACGCGATCAGCTCCCGCTCGGGGTGCGCCACGCGCTCTTCGCGCGTCTGGCCGAGCACCTCGAGGCACGACTCGGGATGGACCGCCCGGCGTACCTCTCGGCCGAGCGCTTCGTGCTGAACCTGACCGCGATCCTCGTGGACGGCTGA
- a CDS encoding stage II sporulation protein M, whose product MSDAFRFVRERTPAWEELERLLVTIESRGARALDVAGARRFGKLYRAVSADLVRARAEGVDPAVVDHLNELVARSYAQVHSGSGAPRTSMFAFFALELPRLVRAEWRAMALSAALLFGGVLMGAGAVLIDPSVTGVLIPEAHAETTPDERVARDEGRAPRRGDEAAQFSTFLFTHNIQVTFLVFALGITLGVGTAAVLVTNGIPLGALAVQYHLAGHGLFFWAWILPHGIPELTQIVVAGAAGLVIARGVVLPGRRTRGDALRSEARRAARLVIGGMPILVLAGVIEGTISQMHEPAMPYAAKLVFAAVVGIALFAWLLRAGRDRA is encoded by the coding sequence GTGAGCGACGCGTTTCGCTTCGTCCGCGAGCGGACGCCGGCGTGGGAAGAGCTCGAGCGGCTCCTCGTCACGATCGAGTCGCGCGGTGCGCGCGCGCTCGACGTCGCGGGCGCGCGCCGGTTCGGGAAGCTGTATCGCGCGGTCTCGGCGGATCTCGTCCGAGCGCGCGCGGAGGGGGTCGATCCCGCGGTGGTCGATCACCTGAACGAGTTGGTCGCGCGCTCGTACGCGCAGGTGCACTCGGGGAGCGGTGCGCCGAGGACGTCGATGTTCGCGTTCTTCGCGCTCGAGCTGCCGCGGCTCGTGCGCGCGGAGTGGCGCGCGATGGCGCTGTCGGCGGCGCTGCTCTTCGGCGGCGTGCTGATGGGCGCGGGCGCGGTGCTGATCGACCCGAGCGTGACGGGCGTGCTGATCCCCGAAGCGCACGCGGAGACGACGCCCGACGAGCGCGTCGCGCGCGACGAAGGACGGGCACCGCGTCGAGGCGACGAGGCCGCGCAATTCTCGACGTTCCTCTTCACGCACAACATCCAGGTCACGTTCCTGGTGTTCGCGCTCGGGATCACGCTCGGCGTGGGGACGGCGGCGGTGCTCGTGACGAACGGCATCCCGCTCGGCGCGCTCGCGGTGCAGTACCACCTCGCGGGCCACGGGCTGTTCTTCTGGGCGTGGATCCTCCCGCACGGGATCCCGGAGCTCACGCAGATCGTCGTCGCGGGCGCGGCGGGCCTCGTGATCGCGCGCGGTGTGGTGCTGCCCGGTCGTCGCACGCGCGGCGACGCGCTGCGGAGCGAGGCACGTCGCGCGGCGCGCCTCGTGATCGGAGGCATGCCGATCCTCGTGCTCGCCGGTGTGATCGAAGGGACGATCAGCCAGATGCACGAGCCGGCGATGCCCTACGCGGCGAAGCTCGTCTTCGCCGCGGTCGTGGGCATCGCGCTCTTCGCGTGGCTGCTGCGCGCGGGACGTGATCGCGCGTGA
- the sppA gene encoding signal peptide peptidase SppA produces the protein MGRLIVDVALNLLRLPFLPVWWLLRRVRMPRERWVHVKLRSRLVEVDRPLHTLARFVPGLATRRPTSLLALRELTDHILRDANVEGVVLEIPSLHAGWSSVDAVRELVQKLCAGGKKVVAWLPDGGGNRELFLASAATRVLTSPNATLSPLGIAASSSYVKGLLDRFGVQVEVHRRAEFKTAAETTVSETMSEAQREQLGALLDTIDRALVSALASRVKLGPTPEAREAKVRTLFDDALVSARAALDAGLIDGLCYEDGLPQALAEGEGKPPKVVRASRYFSFHRSRFFRPVGPRPYIAIVPVHGAITSGGGGPAVGGPPATQEAVIGAIRMVGRDPRCLGAVLHVNSPGGSAHASDLIHREVELLREKKPVIACFGEVAASGGYYIAAPAHAIIAQPLAITGSIGVVSARLVARDLLEGMGVHTEVVRRAPHADLLANPRPMDADEHAIFEREIDNFYRTFVGIVAKGRNKSDADVEPLARGRVWSGADAHARGLVDKLGGLDVAIDEVRSRITFLPSALRGIIEPRVVWPRPGDAPPIPLAAAGAMLGSPASTLLERLDPSVAEILSLVSGRERVLFYATGLPRID, from the coding sequence AGGGTGAGGATGCCGCGTGAGCGCTGGGTGCACGTCAAGCTGCGGAGCCGCCTCGTCGAGGTCGATCGTCCGCTGCACACGCTCGCTCGGTTCGTGCCGGGGCTCGCGACGCGCCGGCCGACCTCGCTGCTCGCGCTGCGTGAGCTGACCGACCACATCCTGCGCGACGCGAACGTCGAGGGCGTGGTCCTCGAGATCCCGTCGCTGCACGCAGGATGGAGCTCGGTCGACGCGGTGCGCGAGCTGGTGCAGAAGCTCTGCGCGGGCGGCAAGAAGGTCGTCGCATGGCTGCCCGACGGGGGAGGCAACCGCGAGCTGTTCCTCGCGTCCGCCGCGACGCGCGTGCTCACCTCGCCGAACGCGACGCTCTCGCCGCTCGGCATCGCCGCGTCGAGCAGCTACGTGAAGGGCCTGCTCGATCGCTTCGGCGTGCAGGTCGAGGTGCATCGCCGCGCGGAGTTCAAGACCGCCGCCGAGACCACCGTCAGCGAGACGATGAGCGAGGCGCAGCGCGAGCAGCTCGGCGCGCTCCTCGACACCATCGATCGCGCGCTGGTCTCCGCGCTCGCGTCGCGCGTCAAGCTCGGCCCGACGCCCGAGGCGCGCGAGGCGAAGGTCCGCACGCTCTTCGACGACGCGCTCGTCTCCGCGCGCGCGGCGCTCGACGCGGGGCTGATCGACGGCCTCTGCTACGAGGACGGCCTGCCGCAAGCGCTCGCCGAGGGCGAGGGCAAGCCGCCGAAGGTGGTGCGCGCGTCGCGGTACTTCAGCTTCCATCGCTCGCGCTTCTTCCGTCCGGTCGGGCCGCGCCCGTACATCGCGATCGTCCCGGTGCACGGCGCGATCACGTCGGGCGGCGGAGGCCCCGCGGTGGGCGGACCGCCGGCGACGCAGGAGGCGGTGATCGGCGCGATCCGCATGGTCGGTCGCGATCCGCGCTGCCTCGGCGCGGTGCTCCACGTGAACTCGCCGGGCGGCTCGGCGCACGCGAGCGATCTGATCCACCGCGAGGTCGAGCTGCTGCGCGAGAAGAAGCCCGTCATCGCGTGCTTCGGCGAGGTCGCGGCGAGCGGCGGCTACTACATCGCGGCGCCCGCCCACGCGATCATCGCGCAGCCGCTGGCGATCACCGGATCGATCGGCGTCGTGTCGGCGCGCCTCGTCGCGCGCGATCTGCTCGAGGGCATGGGCGTGCACACCGAGGTCGTGCGTCGCGCGCCGCACGCCGATCTGCTCGCGAACCCGCGCCCGATGGACGCCGACGAGCACGCGATCTTCGAGCGCGAGATCGACAACTTCTACCGCACGTTCGTCGGCATCGTCGCGAAGGGCCGCAACAAGTCGGACGCCGACGTGGAGCCGCTCGCGCGCGGTCGCGTGTGGTCGGGCGCCGACGCGCATGCGCGTGGGCTCGTCGACAAGCTCGGCGGGCTCGACGTCGCGATCGACGAGGTCCGCTCGCGCATCACGTTCCTGCCGAGCGCCCTTCGCGGGATCATCGAGCCGCGCGTGGTGTGGCCGCGCCCCGGCGATGCGCCGCCGATCCCGCTCGCCGCGGCGGGCGCGATGCTCGGTTCCCCGGCGAGCACGCTGCTCGAGCGCCTCGATCCGTCGGTCGCCGAGATCCTCTCGCTCGTGAGCGGCCGCGAGCGCGTGCTCTTCTACGCGACGGGCCTTCCGCGCATCGATTGA